The proteins below come from a single Bombus pyrosoma isolate SC7728 linkage group LG10, ASM1482585v1, whole genome shotgun sequence genomic window:
- the LOC122571859 gene encoding EH domain-binding protein 1 isoform X2 — protein sequence MSSVWKRLQRVNKRAAKFQFTVSYHEVSLETTTKWKPNKLSVVWTRRSRRVSSEPLDWEPSLSDPLKGVISWAVPDNHTVSVTLFKDPRTHELEDKDWTFVIEDVSSTGKRRHVAATNINMKKYATLESSQQQLKLDLKPTSKKIVSAALECTLSCVFLREGKATDEDMQSMASLMSVNNNSDIAPLDDFDNEDIPEDVEEVSGKNIDEILDISAQLDLMTSSLTESELPSTPISVASLSKDDTTPVNDSDHIMRDVSLSGIGDSFKEKSPLKDAITVENNKNIEHSALVRLPLQPLELKKNDANIPRLKEITPGQDLLEWCKEVTKDYTGVKVTNLTTSWRNGMAFCSIIHHFRPDLIDIDSLLPHDVKGNCKKAFDAGEALGIPRVIEPADMDILTVPDKLAVMTYLYQLRAHFTGHELEVHQIGKTTDESSYMIGRFNTDNNSDVSVQLFGQEIINLRKKDQMEHKNNKTDSNRRSNPFDNKKEDINIDSLKNKLHLSLNMENQDHDQCNKDKSPSSVKDVKDIILASSKSILEKVLSPTKEKYSSREKSKSPPRISQAQQRPILMTRRQLTDPFGSDEEEENIQIIDEKWSQSISINKSETPMYNDSVNVCERGNRTEYQSVSSPQGEQRSQHSQNDDERQQQLRERARRLIAEVKMGVNVTSNQINDDNNSERRSIDDQNNSPRRSITPSTPGDKFSTKSEYNGNTLGTSNVIDAEKKTGSPLFSFSKIIERISPDKTSPDGTSYTLRGLGKDMTSYIQNELEALEREQTQIDIQAGKLEKQLRAAMESDNEDETERLMSLWFTLVNKKNALLRRQMQLNILEKEDDLERRFELLNRELRSILAVEEWRKTPEQKMRENLLLEELVSIVNKRDELVHHLDTQERAIEDDDEIERNLSRAGLAQRNKNCMIQ from the exons ATGAGTTCCGTCTGGAAACGATTACAACGGGTAAACAAGAGAGCCgcgaaatttcaattcactGTGTCGTATCATGAAGTCAGTTTAGAAACGACAACAAAATG GAAGCCAAACAAGCTAAGTGTTGTATGGACAAGACGTAGTAGAAGAGTTAGTTCAGAACCGCTAGATTGGGAACCTAGCTTAAGTGACCCACTAAAAGGTGTTATTAGTTGGGCAGTTCCTGATAATCATACAGTTTCTGTAACTTTGTTTAAAGATCCAAGGACCCATGAATTGGAAGATAAAGATTGGACATTTGTCATCGAAGAT GTTTCTTCTACTGGTAAAAGACGACATGTAGCtgcaacaaatataaatatgaaaaaatatgcgACATTAGAATCTAGTCAACAACAGCTTAAATTGGATTTGAAACCAACATCAAAAAAGATTGTTAGTGCTGCACTAGAATGTACTTTATCTTGTGTTTTCTTAAGAGAAGGAAAAGCAAc GGATGAAGATATGCAGAGTATGGCTAGTTTGATGTCAGTTAATAACAATAGCGATATTGCACCTTTAGATGATTTTGATAATGAAGATATACCGGAAGATGTTGAAGAAGTATCTGGAAAAAACattgatgaaattttagatATCTCTGCTCAGCTTGACTTAATGACAAGTAGTCTTACTGAGAGTGAATTACCTAGTACTCCAATAAGTG TGGCAAGTTTATCAAAAGATGATACTACTCCTGTAAATGATAGCGATCACATCATGCGTGATGTTAGTCTATCAGGTATTGGCGattctttcaaagaaaaatcacCCTTAAAGGATGCTATTACTGTTGAAAACAA taaaaatattgaacataGTGCGTTAGTAAGATTACCATTACAACCACTAGAACTAAAAAAGAATGATGCCAATATTCCtagattaaaagaaattacaccAGGTCAGGATTTATTGGAATGGTGCAAAGAAGTAACTAAAGATTATACTGGTGTAAAAGTTACCAATCTTACAACATCTTGGAGGAATGGAATGGcattttgttcaataataCACCATTTTAGACCAGATCTTAT agACATAGATTCACTATTACCACATGATGTAAAGGGTAACTGTAAGAAAGCATTTGATGCTGGAGAAGCTCTTGGTATACCTAGAGTAATAGAACCAGCAGATATGGATATACTAACTGTACCTGATAAATTAGCTGTAATGACTTACTTGTACCAATTGAGAGCACATTTTACTGGTCATGAATTAGAg gTACATCAGATAGGTAAAACTACAGATGAATCATCTTACATGATTGGAAGATTTAATACAGACAATAATTCAGATGTAAGCGTGCAACTGTTTGGTcaggaaataattaatttacgtaaaaaaGATCAAAtggaacataaaaataataaaactgataGCAACAGacg ATCAAATCCATTTGATAATAAGAAAGAGGACATTAATATTGATTCCTTAAAAAATAAGTTGCATCTAAGTTTGAATATGGAAAATCAAGATCATGATCAATGCAATAAGGATAAATCACCGTCAAGTGTTAAGGATGTTAAAGATATTATACTAGCTAGTTCAAAAAGTATTCTGGAGAAAGTATTGTCACCAACTAAAGAAAAGTACTCATCTAGAGAAAAG AGTAAATCTCCACCAAGAATATCACAAGCACAGCAACGCCCTATATTAATGACTCGTCGACAATTAACAGATCCTTTTGGGTCTgatgaagaagaggaaaatattcaaataattgatGAAAAGTGGTCTCAATCAATCTCAATTAACAAATCAGAAACGCCAATGTATAAT gATTCAGTCAATGTTTGTGAAAGGGGTAATCGTACTGAATATCAGAGTGTATCATCACCACAAGGAGAACAACGTTCTCAACAT agCCAAAATGATGATGAAAGACAGCAACAATTACGTGAAAGAGCAAGACGTTTAATAGCGGAAGTAAAAATGGGTGTTAATGTTACTTCAAATCAAATTAATGATGACAATAATAGTGAGAGACGATCAATAGATGATCAAAATAATAGTCCAAGACGTAGTATCACACCGTCTACTCCAGGTGACAAATTTAGTACAAAG tctGAGTATAATGGAAACACTCTAGGAACTTCGAATGTAATAGATGCAGAGAAAAAAACTGGTTCTCCTTTATTCTCGTTCTCTAAGATAATAGAGAGAATTTCACCAGATAAAACTAGCCCTGATGGTACTTCGTATACACTCAGAGGG CTGGGAAAAGATATGACATcatatattcaaaatgaattAGAAGCATTAGAAAGAGAACAAACTCAAATAGATATTCAAGCTGGTAAACTTGAGAAACAACTTCGAGCTGCAATGGAAAGCGATAATGAGGATGAAACAGAAAGACTAATGTCTCTTTGGTTTACgcttgttaataaaaaaaatgcattATTGAGAAGGCAAATGCAATTGAATATATT agaaaaagaagatgatCTAGAACGACgttttgaattgttaaatcgTGAATTGAGAAGCATATTAGCAGTAGAAGAGTGGAGAAAAACTCCTGAAcaaaaaatgagagaaaatttacttttagaagaattagtttcaatagtaaataaaagagATGAATTAGTTCATCATCTTGATACACAAGAAAGAGC tattgAAGATGATGACGAAATAGAGCGAAACTTATCTAGAGCTGGATTAgctcaaagaaataaaaattgtatgatacAATGA
- the LOC122571859 gene encoding EH domain-binding protein 1 isoform X1 encodes MSSVWKRLQRVNKRAAKFQFTVSYHEVSLETTTKWKPNKLSVVWTRRSRRVSSEPLDWEPSLSDPLKGVISWAVPDNHTVSVTLFKDPRTHELEDKDWTFVIEDVSSTGKRRHVAATNINMKKYATLESSQQQLKLDLKPTSKKIVSAALECTLSCVFLREGKATDEDMQSMASLMSVNNNSDIAPLDDFDNEDIPEDVEEVSGKNIDEILDISAQLDLMTSSLTESELPSTPISVASLSKDDTTPVNDSDHIMRDVSLSGIGDSFKEKSPLKDAITVENNKNIEHSALVRLPLQPLELKKNDANIPRLKEITPGQDLLEWCKEVTKDYTGVKVTNLTTSWRNGMAFCSIIHHFRPDLIDIDSLLPHDVKGNCKKAFDAGEALGIPRVIEPADMDILTVPDKLAVMTYLYQLRAHFTGHELEVHQIGKTTDESSYMIGRFNTDNNSDVSVQLFGQEIINLRKKDQMEHKNNKTDSNRRSNPFDNKKEDINIDSLKNKLHLSLNMENQDHDQCNKDKSPSSVKDVKDIILASSKSILEKVLSPTKEKYSSREKSKSPPRISQAQQRPILMTRRQLTDPFGSDEEEENIQIIDEKWSQSISINKSETPMYNDSVNVCERGNRTEYQSVSSPQGEQRSQHPLVSRHDELRERARQLLEQARNHTKSTGLISTAAYPIESQNDDERQQQLRERARRLIAEVKMGVNVTSNQINDDNNSERRSIDDQNNSPRRSITPSTPGDKFSTKSEYNGNTLGTSNVIDAEKKTGSPLFSFSKIIERISPDKTSPDGTSYTLRGLGKDMTSYIQNELEALEREQTQIDIQAGKLEKQLRAAMESDNEDETERLMSLWFTLVNKKNALLRRQMQLNILEKEDDLERRFELLNRELRSILAVEEWRKTPEQKMRENLLLEELVSIVNKRDELVHHLDTQERAIEDDDEIERNLSRAGLAQRNKNCMIQ; translated from the exons ATGAGTTCCGTCTGGAAACGATTACAACGGGTAAACAAGAGAGCCgcgaaatttcaattcactGTGTCGTATCATGAAGTCAGTTTAGAAACGACAACAAAATG GAAGCCAAACAAGCTAAGTGTTGTATGGACAAGACGTAGTAGAAGAGTTAGTTCAGAACCGCTAGATTGGGAACCTAGCTTAAGTGACCCACTAAAAGGTGTTATTAGTTGGGCAGTTCCTGATAATCATACAGTTTCTGTAACTTTGTTTAAAGATCCAAGGACCCATGAATTGGAAGATAAAGATTGGACATTTGTCATCGAAGAT GTTTCTTCTACTGGTAAAAGACGACATGTAGCtgcaacaaatataaatatgaaaaaatatgcgACATTAGAATCTAGTCAACAACAGCTTAAATTGGATTTGAAACCAACATCAAAAAAGATTGTTAGTGCTGCACTAGAATGTACTTTATCTTGTGTTTTCTTAAGAGAAGGAAAAGCAAc GGATGAAGATATGCAGAGTATGGCTAGTTTGATGTCAGTTAATAACAATAGCGATATTGCACCTTTAGATGATTTTGATAATGAAGATATACCGGAAGATGTTGAAGAAGTATCTGGAAAAAACattgatgaaattttagatATCTCTGCTCAGCTTGACTTAATGACAAGTAGTCTTACTGAGAGTGAATTACCTAGTACTCCAATAAGTG TGGCAAGTTTATCAAAAGATGATACTACTCCTGTAAATGATAGCGATCACATCATGCGTGATGTTAGTCTATCAGGTATTGGCGattctttcaaagaaaaatcacCCTTAAAGGATGCTATTACTGTTGAAAACAA taaaaatattgaacataGTGCGTTAGTAAGATTACCATTACAACCACTAGAACTAAAAAAGAATGATGCCAATATTCCtagattaaaagaaattacaccAGGTCAGGATTTATTGGAATGGTGCAAAGAAGTAACTAAAGATTATACTGGTGTAAAAGTTACCAATCTTACAACATCTTGGAGGAATGGAATGGcattttgttcaataataCACCATTTTAGACCAGATCTTAT agACATAGATTCACTATTACCACATGATGTAAAGGGTAACTGTAAGAAAGCATTTGATGCTGGAGAAGCTCTTGGTATACCTAGAGTAATAGAACCAGCAGATATGGATATACTAACTGTACCTGATAAATTAGCTGTAATGACTTACTTGTACCAATTGAGAGCACATTTTACTGGTCATGAATTAGAg gTACATCAGATAGGTAAAACTACAGATGAATCATCTTACATGATTGGAAGATTTAATACAGACAATAATTCAGATGTAAGCGTGCAACTGTTTGGTcaggaaataattaatttacgtaaaaaaGATCAAAtggaacataaaaataataaaactgataGCAACAGacg ATCAAATCCATTTGATAATAAGAAAGAGGACATTAATATTGATTCCTTAAAAAATAAGTTGCATCTAAGTTTGAATATGGAAAATCAAGATCATGATCAATGCAATAAGGATAAATCACCGTCAAGTGTTAAGGATGTTAAAGATATTATACTAGCTAGTTCAAAAAGTATTCTGGAGAAAGTATTGTCACCAACTAAAGAAAAGTACTCATCTAGAGAAAAG AGTAAATCTCCACCAAGAATATCACAAGCACAGCAACGCCCTATATTAATGACTCGTCGACAATTAACAGATCCTTTTGGGTCTgatgaagaagaggaaaatattcaaataattgatGAAAAGTGGTCTCAATCAATCTCAATTAACAAATCAGAAACGCCAATGTATAAT gATTCAGTCAATGTTTGTGAAAGGGGTAATCGTACTGAATATCAGAGTGTATCATCACCACAAGGAGAACAACGTTCTCAACAT cCATTAGTCAGTCGACATGACGAATTAAGAGAACGTGCCAGGCAACTATTAGAACAGGCTAGGAATCATACAAAGTCAACTGGCCTTATTTCCACTGCTGCTTATCCTATTGag agCCAAAATGATGATGAAAGACAGCAACAATTACGTGAAAGAGCAAGACGTTTAATAGCGGAAGTAAAAATGGGTGTTAATGTTACTTCAAATCAAATTAATGATGACAATAATAGTGAGAGACGATCAATAGATGATCAAAATAATAGTCCAAGACGTAGTATCACACCGTCTACTCCAGGTGACAAATTTAGTACAAAG tctGAGTATAATGGAAACACTCTAGGAACTTCGAATGTAATAGATGCAGAGAAAAAAACTGGTTCTCCTTTATTCTCGTTCTCTAAGATAATAGAGAGAATTTCACCAGATAAAACTAGCCCTGATGGTACTTCGTATACACTCAGAGGG CTGGGAAAAGATATGACATcatatattcaaaatgaattAGAAGCATTAGAAAGAGAACAAACTCAAATAGATATTCAAGCTGGTAAACTTGAGAAACAACTTCGAGCTGCAATGGAAAGCGATAATGAGGATGAAACAGAAAGACTAATGTCTCTTTGGTTTACgcttgttaataaaaaaaatgcattATTGAGAAGGCAAATGCAATTGAATATATT agaaaaagaagatgatCTAGAACGACgttttgaattgttaaatcgTGAATTGAGAAGCATATTAGCAGTAGAAGAGTGGAGAAAAACTCCTGAAcaaaaaatgagagaaaatttacttttagaagaattagtttcaatagtaaataaaagagATGAATTAGTTCATCATCTTGATACACAAGAAAGAGC tattgAAGATGATGACGAAATAGAGCGAAACTTATCTAGAGCTGGATTAgctcaaagaaataaaaattgtatgatacAATGA
- the LOC122571859 gene encoding EH domain-binding protein 1 isoform X4, which produces MSSVWKRLQRVNKRAAKFQFTVSYHEVSLETTTKWKPNKLSVVWTRRSRRVSSEPLDWEPSLSDPLKGVISWAVPDNHTVSVTLFKDPRTHELEDKDWTFVIEDVSSTGKRRHVAATNINMKKYATLESSQQQLKLDLKPTSKKIVSAALECTLSCVFLREGKATDEDMQSMASLMSVNNNSDIAPLDDFDNEDIPEDVEEVSGKNIDEILDISAQLDLMTSSLTESELPSTPISVASLSKDDTTPVNDSDHIMRDVSLSGIGDSFKEKSPLKDAITVENNKNIEHSALVRLPLQPLELKKNDANIPRLKEITPGQDLLEWCKEVTKDYTGVKVTNLTTSWRNGMAFCSIIHHFRPDLIDIDSLLPHDVKGNCKKAFDAGEALGIPRVIEPADMDILTVPDKLAVMTYLYQLRAHFTGHELEVHQIGKTTDESSYMIGRFNTDNNSDVSVQLFGQEIINLRKKDQMEHKNNKTDSNRRSNPFDNKKEDINIDSLKNKLHLSLNMENQDHDQCNKDKSPSSVKDVKDIILASSKSILEKVLSPTKEKYSSREKDSVNVCERGNRTEYQSVSSPQGEQRSQHSQNDDERQQQLRERARRLIAEVKMGVNVTSNQINDDNNSERRSIDDQNNSPRRSITPSTPGDKFSTKSEYNGNTLGTSNVIDAEKKTGSPLFSFSKIIERISPDKTSPDGTSYTLRGLGKDMTSYIQNELEALEREQTQIDIQAGKLEKQLRAAMESDNEDETERLMSLWFTLVNKKNALLRRQMQLNILEKEDDLERRFELLNRELRSILAVEEWRKTPEQKMRENLLLEELVSIVNKRDELVHHLDTQERAIEDDDEIERNLSRAGLAQRNKNCMIQ; this is translated from the exons ATGAGTTCCGTCTGGAAACGATTACAACGGGTAAACAAGAGAGCCgcgaaatttcaattcactGTGTCGTATCATGAAGTCAGTTTAGAAACGACAACAAAATG GAAGCCAAACAAGCTAAGTGTTGTATGGACAAGACGTAGTAGAAGAGTTAGTTCAGAACCGCTAGATTGGGAACCTAGCTTAAGTGACCCACTAAAAGGTGTTATTAGTTGGGCAGTTCCTGATAATCATACAGTTTCTGTAACTTTGTTTAAAGATCCAAGGACCCATGAATTGGAAGATAAAGATTGGACATTTGTCATCGAAGAT GTTTCTTCTACTGGTAAAAGACGACATGTAGCtgcaacaaatataaatatgaaaaaatatgcgACATTAGAATCTAGTCAACAACAGCTTAAATTGGATTTGAAACCAACATCAAAAAAGATTGTTAGTGCTGCACTAGAATGTACTTTATCTTGTGTTTTCTTAAGAGAAGGAAAAGCAAc GGATGAAGATATGCAGAGTATGGCTAGTTTGATGTCAGTTAATAACAATAGCGATATTGCACCTTTAGATGATTTTGATAATGAAGATATACCGGAAGATGTTGAAGAAGTATCTGGAAAAAACattgatgaaattttagatATCTCTGCTCAGCTTGACTTAATGACAAGTAGTCTTACTGAGAGTGAATTACCTAGTACTCCAATAAGTG TGGCAAGTTTATCAAAAGATGATACTACTCCTGTAAATGATAGCGATCACATCATGCGTGATGTTAGTCTATCAGGTATTGGCGattctttcaaagaaaaatcacCCTTAAAGGATGCTATTACTGTTGAAAACAA taaaaatattgaacataGTGCGTTAGTAAGATTACCATTACAACCACTAGAACTAAAAAAGAATGATGCCAATATTCCtagattaaaagaaattacaccAGGTCAGGATTTATTGGAATGGTGCAAAGAAGTAACTAAAGATTATACTGGTGTAAAAGTTACCAATCTTACAACATCTTGGAGGAATGGAATGGcattttgttcaataataCACCATTTTAGACCAGATCTTAT agACATAGATTCACTATTACCACATGATGTAAAGGGTAACTGTAAGAAAGCATTTGATGCTGGAGAAGCTCTTGGTATACCTAGAGTAATAGAACCAGCAGATATGGATATACTAACTGTACCTGATAAATTAGCTGTAATGACTTACTTGTACCAATTGAGAGCACATTTTACTGGTCATGAATTAGAg gTACATCAGATAGGTAAAACTACAGATGAATCATCTTACATGATTGGAAGATTTAATACAGACAATAATTCAGATGTAAGCGTGCAACTGTTTGGTcaggaaataattaatttacgtaaaaaaGATCAAAtggaacataaaaataataaaactgataGCAACAGacg ATCAAATCCATTTGATAATAAGAAAGAGGACATTAATATTGATTCCTTAAAAAATAAGTTGCATCTAAGTTTGAATATGGAAAATCAAGATCATGATCAATGCAATAAGGATAAATCACCGTCAAGTGTTAAGGATGTTAAAGATATTATACTAGCTAGTTCAAAAAGTATTCTGGAGAAAGTATTGTCACCAACTAAAGAAAAGTACTCATCTAGAGAAAAG gATTCAGTCAATGTTTGTGAAAGGGGTAATCGTACTGAATATCAGAGTGTATCATCACCACAAGGAGAACAACGTTCTCAACAT agCCAAAATGATGATGAAAGACAGCAACAATTACGTGAAAGAGCAAGACGTTTAATAGCGGAAGTAAAAATGGGTGTTAATGTTACTTCAAATCAAATTAATGATGACAATAATAGTGAGAGACGATCAATAGATGATCAAAATAATAGTCCAAGACGTAGTATCACACCGTCTACTCCAGGTGACAAATTTAGTACAAAG tctGAGTATAATGGAAACACTCTAGGAACTTCGAATGTAATAGATGCAGAGAAAAAAACTGGTTCTCCTTTATTCTCGTTCTCTAAGATAATAGAGAGAATTTCACCAGATAAAACTAGCCCTGATGGTACTTCGTATACACTCAGAGGG CTGGGAAAAGATATGACATcatatattcaaaatgaattAGAAGCATTAGAAAGAGAACAAACTCAAATAGATATTCAAGCTGGTAAACTTGAGAAACAACTTCGAGCTGCAATGGAAAGCGATAATGAGGATGAAACAGAAAGACTAATGTCTCTTTGGTTTACgcttgttaataaaaaaaatgcattATTGAGAAGGCAAATGCAATTGAATATATT agaaaaagaagatgatCTAGAACGACgttttgaattgttaaatcgTGAATTGAGAAGCATATTAGCAGTAGAAGAGTGGAGAAAAACTCCTGAAcaaaaaatgagagaaaatttacttttagaagaattagtttcaatagtaaataaaagagATGAATTAGTTCATCATCTTGATACACAAGAAAGAGC tattgAAGATGATGACGAAATAGAGCGAAACTTATCTAGAGCTGGATTAgctcaaagaaataaaaattgtatgatacAATGA
- the LOC122571859 gene encoding EH domain-binding protein 1 isoform X3 — protein MSSVWKRLQRVNKRAAKFQFTVSYHEVSLETTTKWKPNKLSVVWTRRSRRVSSEPLDWEPSLSDPLKGVISWAVPDNHTVSVTLFKDPRTHELEDKDWTFVIEDVSSTGKRRHVAATNINMKKYATLESSQQQLKLDLKPTSKKIVSAALECTLSCVFLREGKATDEDMQSMASLMSVNNNSDIAPLDDFDNEDIPEDVEEVSGKNIDEILDISAQLDLMTSSLTESELPSTPISVASLSKDDTTPVNDSDHIMRDVSLSGIGDSFKEKSPLKDAITVENNKNIEHSALVRLPLQPLELKKNDANIPRLKEITPGQDLLEWCKEVTKDYTGVKVTNLTTSWRNGMAFCSIIHHFRPDLIDIDSLLPHDVKGNCKKAFDAGEALGIPRVIEPADMDILTVPDKLAVMTYLYQLRAHFTGHELEVHQIGKTTDESSYMIGRFNTDNNSDVSVQLFGQEIINLRKKDQMEHKNNKTDSNRRSNPFDNKKEDINIDSLKNKLHLSLNMENQDHDQCNKDKSPSSVKDVKDIILASSKSILEKVLSPTKEKYSSREKDSVNVCERGNRTEYQSVSSPQGEQRSQHPLVSRHDELRERARQLLEQARNHTKSTGLISTAAYPIESQNDDERQQQLRERARRLIAEVKMGVNVTSNQINDDNNSERRSIDDQNNSPRRSITPSTPGDKFSTKSEYNGNTLGTSNVIDAEKKTGSPLFSFSKIIERISPDKTSPDGTSYTLRGLGKDMTSYIQNELEALEREQTQIDIQAGKLEKQLRAAMESDNEDETERLMSLWFTLVNKKNALLRRQMQLNILEKEDDLERRFELLNRELRSILAVEEWRKTPEQKMRENLLLEELVSIVNKRDELVHHLDTQERAIEDDDEIERNLSRAGLAQRNKNCMIQ, from the exons ATGAGTTCCGTCTGGAAACGATTACAACGGGTAAACAAGAGAGCCgcgaaatttcaattcactGTGTCGTATCATGAAGTCAGTTTAGAAACGACAACAAAATG GAAGCCAAACAAGCTAAGTGTTGTATGGACAAGACGTAGTAGAAGAGTTAGTTCAGAACCGCTAGATTGGGAACCTAGCTTAAGTGACCCACTAAAAGGTGTTATTAGTTGGGCAGTTCCTGATAATCATACAGTTTCTGTAACTTTGTTTAAAGATCCAAGGACCCATGAATTGGAAGATAAAGATTGGACATTTGTCATCGAAGAT GTTTCTTCTACTGGTAAAAGACGACATGTAGCtgcaacaaatataaatatgaaaaaatatgcgACATTAGAATCTAGTCAACAACAGCTTAAATTGGATTTGAAACCAACATCAAAAAAGATTGTTAGTGCTGCACTAGAATGTACTTTATCTTGTGTTTTCTTAAGAGAAGGAAAAGCAAc GGATGAAGATATGCAGAGTATGGCTAGTTTGATGTCAGTTAATAACAATAGCGATATTGCACCTTTAGATGATTTTGATAATGAAGATATACCGGAAGATGTTGAAGAAGTATCTGGAAAAAACattgatgaaattttagatATCTCTGCTCAGCTTGACTTAATGACAAGTAGTCTTACTGAGAGTGAATTACCTAGTACTCCAATAAGTG TGGCAAGTTTATCAAAAGATGATACTACTCCTGTAAATGATAGCGATCACATCATGCGTGATGTTAGTCTATCAGGTATTGGCGattctttcaaagaaaaatcacCCTTAAAGGATGCTATTACTGTTGAAAACAA taaaaatattgaacataGTGCGTTAGTAAGATTACCATTACAACCACTAGAACTAAAAAAGAATGATGCCAATATTCCtagattaaaagaaattacaccAGGTCAGGATTTATTGGAATGGTGCAAAGAAGTAACTAAAGATTATACTGGTGTAAAAGTTACCAATCTTACAACATCTTGGAGGAATGGAATGGcattttgttcaataataCACCATTTTAGACCAGATCTTAT agACATAGATTCACTATTACCACATGATGTAAAGGGTAACTGTAAGAAAGCATTTGATGCTGGAGAAGCTCTTGGTATACCTAGAGTAATAGAACCAGCAGATATGGATATACTAACTGTACCTGATAAATTAGCTGTAATGACTTACTTGTACCAATTGAGAGCACATTTTACTGGTCATGAATTAGAg gTACATCAGATAGGTAAAACTACAGATGAATCATCTTACATGATTGGAAGATTTAATACAGACAATAATTCAGATGTAAGCGTGCAACTGTTTGGTcaggaaataattaatttacgtaaaaaaGATCAAAtggaacataaaaataataaaactgataGCAACAGacg ATCAAATCCATTTGATAATAAGAAAGAGGACATTAATATTGATTCCTTAAAAAATAAGTTGCATCTAAGTTTGAATATGGAAAATCAAGATCATGATCAATGCAATAAGGATAAATCACCGTCAAGTGTTAAGGATGTTAAAGATATTATACTAGCTAGTTCAAAAAGTATTCTGGAGAAAGTATTGTCACCAACTAAAGAAAAGTACTCATCTAGAGAAAAG gATTCAGTCAATGTTTGTGAAAGGGGTAATCGTACTGAATATCAGAGTGTATCATCACCACAAGGAGAACAACGTTCTCAACAT cCATTAGTCAGTCGACATGACGAATTAAGAGAACGTGCCAGGCAACTATTAGAACAGGCTAGGAATCATACAAAGTCAACTGGCCTTATTTCCACTGCTGCTTATCCTATTGag agCCAAAATGATGATGAAAGACAGCAACAATTACGTGAAAGAGCAAGACGTTTAATAGCGGAAGTAAAAATGGGTGTTAATGTTACTTCAAATCAAATTAATGATGACAATAATAGTGAGAGACGATCAATAGATGATCAAAATAATAGTCCAAGACGTAGTATCACACCGTCTACTCCAGGTGACAAATTTAGTACAAAG tctGAGTATAATGGAAACACTCTAGGAACTTCGAATGTAATAGATGCAGAGAAAAAAACTGGTTCTCCTTTATTCTCGTTCTCTAAGATAATAGAGAGAATTTCACCAGATAAAACTAGCCCTGATGGTACTTCGTATACACTCAGAGGG CTGGGAAAAGATATGACATcatatattcaaaatgaattAGAAGCATTAGAAAGAGAACAAACTCAAATAGATATTCAAGCTGGTAAACTTGAGAAACAACTTCGAGCTGCAATGGAAAGCGATAATGAGGATGAAACAGAAAGACTAATGTCTCTTTGGTTTACgcttgttaataaaaaaaatgcattATTGAGAAGGCAAATGCAATTGAATATATT agaaaaagaagatgatCTAGAACGACgttttgaattgttaaatcgTGAATTGAGAAGCATATTAGCAGTAGAAGAGTGGAGAAAAACTCCTGAAcaaaaaatgagagaaaatttacttttagaagaattagtttcaatagtaaataaaagagATGAATTAGTTCATCATCTTGATACACAAGAAAGAGC tattgAAGATGATGACGAAATAGAGCGAAACTTATCTAGAGCTGGATTAgctcaaagaaataaaaattgtatgatacAATGA